One region of Roseovarius faecimaris genomic DNA includes:
- a CDS encoding permease, protein MADIHHPSPRNWKIDKAWAVLVLILLAVAVFDTPQLWPTITFGTAALLHTAPFIVFAVLAVAYLKATGAETLLARAFEGRQARMIVLAALLGGLSPFCSCEVIPFIAAMLALGAPLGAVMAFWLASPLMDPAMFLITSGTLGWEFAIAKTAAAIGIGLMGGFATMLTATSPVFADPLREKPQVGGCCGVKKPFEGTPVWRFWGEAPRREAFKASALDNGAFLLKWLALAYVIEALMLQYVPAEWVAQVLGGEGVGPIILGALVGAPAYLNGYAAVPLVDALLTQGMTQGAAMSFVIAGGVSCIPAAIAVWALVKPRVFAAYIGYAMLGAVLAGLVWQTVA, encoded by the coding sequence ATGGCTGACATCCACCACCCGTCCCCGCGCAACTGGAAGATCGACAAGGCCTGGGCGGTGCTGGTGCTGATCCTGCTTGCCGTGGCCGTGTTCGACACGCCGCAACTCTGGCCGACGATCACGTTCGGGACCGCTGCGCTTTTGCACACCGCCCCCTTCATCGTGTTCGCGGTTCTGGCGGTGGCCTATCTCAAGGCGACGGGGGCCGAGACGCTGCTGGCCAGGGCGTTTGAGGGACGGCAGGCGCGGATGATCGTGCTGGCGGCGCTACTGGGGGGTTTGTCGCCCTTTTGCAGTTGCGAGGTGATCCCGTTCATCGCCGCGATGCTGGCGCTTGGTGCGCCCCTGGGCGCGGTCATGGCGTTCTGGCTGGCCTCGCCGCTGATGGACCCGGCGATGTTTCTGATCACCTCCGGCACGCTGGGCTGGGAGTTTGCCATCGCCAAGACGGCAGCGGCGATCGGGATCGGGCTGATGGGCGGCTTTGCGACGATGCTGACCGCGACCTCGCCCGTCTTTGCCGATCCGCTCAGGGAAAAGCCACAGGTGGGCGGCTGCTGCGGGGTGAAAAAGCCGTTTGAAGGCACGCCGGTCTGGCGGTTCTGGGGCGAGGCCCCGCGCCGGGAGGCGTTCAAGGCCAGCGCGCTGGACAACGGGGCGTTCCTGCTGAAATGGCTGGCGCTGGCCTATGTAATCGAGGCGCTGATGCTGCAGTATGTCCCCGCCGAATGGGTCGCGCAGGTGCTGGGGGGCGAGGGCGTGGGCCCGATCATCCTGGGCGCGCTGGTGGGCGCACCGGCTTACCTCAATGGCTATGCCGCCGTGCCGCTGGTGGATGCGCTGCTGACGCAAGGGATGACGCAAGGGGCCGCCATGAGCTTTGTCATCGCGGGCGGGGTGAGCTGCATTCCGGCGGCCATCGCGGTCTGGGCGCTGGTGAAGCCGCGGGTCTTTGCGGCCTATATCGGCTATGCGATGCTGGGCGCGGTTCTGGCCGGGCTTGTATGGCAGACGGTGGCGTGA
- a CDS encoding uracil-DNA glycosylase family protein: protein MPQIADQIRACRLCADRFAATHTAHEPRPVAWFRSSARVLIAGQAPGMRVHQSGVPFDDPSGDRLRDWMGVKPADFYDKSRVAIVPMAFCFPGYDAKGSDLPPPPICRRTWQADVMQHLEKVELTLLVGGYAHKHHLRVKTSVTATVAAWRDHAPRVFVLPHPSWRNTAWLRKNPWFETELLPVLRDQVRKVLNG, encoded by the coding sequence ATGCCTCAGATTGCCGATCAGATCCGCGCCTGCCGCCTTTGTGCGGACCGCTTCGCCGCGACCCACACGGCCCATGAGCCGCGCCCCGTTGCGTGGTTTCGCTCCTCCGCGCGGGTGCTGATCGCCGGGCAGGCGCCGGGGATGCGGGTGCATCAATCCGGTGTGCCTTTCGATGACCCGTCCGGCGACCGTCTGCGCGACTGGATGGGCGTGAAACCTGCTGATTTCTATGACAAATCCCGCGTGGCCATCGTGCCTATGGCGTTTTGTTTCCCCGGTTATGACGCCAAGGGCTCGGATCTGCCCCCGCCGCCGATCTGTCGCAGGACATGGCAGGCGGATGTCATGCAACACCTTGAAAAGGTTGAGCTAACCCTGCTTGTCGGTGGATATGCGCACAAACATCACCTGCGCGTCAAAACCTCCGTCACCGCCACTGTCGCGGCCTGGCGCGACCATGCGCCACGGGTCTTTGTCTTGCCGCACCCCTCCTGGCGCAATACCGCTTGGCTCAGGAAAAACCCGTGGTTCGAGACCGAGCTTTTGCCGGTCCTCCGTGATCAGGTGCGAAAGGTGCTAAATGGTTGA
- a CDS encoding SseB family protein, with protein MVEKTRLDAAFLASESAPEDDAARLAFFEQLAASELFLLLEGEAEGDKVTPQTFEMQNETFVLVFDLETRLTALAQGPAPYAALSGRALAAMLAPQRLGIALNIDVAPSSSFILAEEVAWLNDMLSHAPQELRQSVEKMFSPKGLPEALLTALDARLASATGLAHSAYLVGVAYDSGAQGHLIGFIDALPGAEPALAQAISEVLTFSGLEAAALDVAFFAASDGVTPRLARHGLRFDLPQPAPAHMPETPGMNPDKPPKLR; from the coding sequence ATGGTTGAAAAGACACGACTTGACGCCGCTTTCCTGGCTTCGGAATCTGCGCCCGAAGACGATGCCGCGCGGCTGGCCTTCTTCGAGCAACTGGCCGCATCCGAACTCTTTCTTCTGCTGGAAGGCGAGGCCGAGGGCGACAAGGTGACGCCGCAAACCTTTGAAATGCAGAATGAAACTTTTGTCCTCGTGTTCGACCTCGAGACCCGCCTGACCGCGCTGGCCCAAGGCCCCGCCCCCTATGCCGCCCTCTCCGGGCGCGCGCTCGCTGCCATGCTCGCCCCGCAACGCCTTGGCATCGCGCTGAATATCGACGTCGCCCCATCCTCGAGTTTCATTCTCGCCGAAGAGGTCGCATGGCTCAACGACATGCTCTCCCACGCCCCTCAGGAACTTCGGCAATCGGTTGAAAAAATGTTTTCTCCCAAGGGCTTGCCCGAGGCATTGCTGACCGCGCTCGACGCACGACTGGCGTCTGCGACGGGGCTGGCGCATTCTGCCTATCTGGTGGGTGTGGCGTATGACAGCGGCGCGCAGGGTCATCTGATCGGGTTCATCGACGCGCTGCCCGGGGCCGAGCCCGCACTGGCGCAGGCCATATCCGAGGTGCTGACCTTTTCGGGCCTTGAAGCCGCCGCGCTCGATGTGGCGTTCTTTGCGGCAAGCGATGGCGTCACGCCGCGATTGGCCCGGCACGGGCTACGCTTCGACCTGCCTCAACCGGCCCCGGCGCATATGCCGGAAACCCCGGGCATGAACCCGGACAAACCGCCAAAGCTGAGATAA
- the kdsA gene encoding 3-deoxy-8-phosphooctulonate synthase — translation MKQVEFAGLTVGNDQPLTLIAGPCQLESADHAQMIAGRMKEACDAAGAQYVFKGSFDKANRTSLNAAPPLGLEAGLKVLQSVKEAIGVPVLTDIHEKEQCAPVAEVCDVLQIPAFLCRQTALLLAAGETGAVINVKKGQFLAPWDMPNVVAKIESTGNEKILLTERGVSFGYNRLVVDMQSLPEMARTGYPVVMDATHAVAQPGGLGGASGGQREFAPVLARAAVATGVAAVFAETHQDPDHAPCDGPNMIRLEDMPGLIDLLMQFDRLAKANPVRV, via the coding sequence ATGAAACAGGTGGAGTTTGCAGGGCTGACGGTTGGCAATGACCAGCCCCTGACCCTGATTGCCGGCCCGTGCCAGTTGGAAAGTGCGGATCATGCGCAGATGATTGCCGGGCGCATGAAAGAAGCCTGCGATGCGGCGGGGGCGCAATATGTCTTCAAGGGTTCGTTTGACAAGGCGAACCGAACGTCGCTGAACGCGGCGCCGCCGCTGGGGCTGGAGGCAGGGTTGAAGGTTCTGCAATCGGTGAAGGAGGCCATCGGCGTGCCGGTGCTCACCGATATCCACGAAAAAGAGCAATGCGCGCCCGTGGCGGAGGTCTGCGATGTGTTGCAGATCCCGGCCTTTCTCTGCCGTCAGACAGCGCTGTTGCTGGCCGCCGGAGAAACAGGGGCCGTGATCAACGTGAAAAAGGGACAATTCCTGGCGCCGTGGGACATGCCCAATGTCGTGGCCAAGATCGAAAGCACCGGGAATGAGAAGATATTGCTGACCGAGCGCGGGGTGAGCTTTGGCTACAACCGTCTCGTCGTCGATATGCAATCGCTGCCCGAAATGGCGCGCACCGGTTACCCTGTCGTGATGGATGCCACACATGCGGTGGCCCAGCCCGGCGGGCTTGGCGGTGCGTCCGGTGGGCAACGCGAATTTGCCCCGGTGCTGGCGCGTGCGGCAGTGGCCACGGGCGTGGCCGCCGTTTTCGCCGAAACCCATCAGGACCCCGACCATGCGCCATGCGATGGCCCCAACATGATCCGGCTGGAGGACATGCCCGGCCTGATTGACCTTCTGATGCAGTTTGACCGGCTGGCCAAGGCCAACCCGGTGCGTGTGTAA
- a CDS encoding capsule biosynthesis protein encodes MTTKPKAKKFRIRRTTPSAGAAPSGAAPAHEDAAPDAPHEGQVSSPAEMASASQSIDAIRKEGLTGRQLRMARRMAQKQGLAPTSDFDAVRLLRAKGIDPFQRANILELVADDGDDGLEAPMAEAESAKQGKVQLPQTVPVGKAGLPSTEVSPADRRAAEIMEIQRDIGRRRRRKLMLLLSRLAAFVLLPTMIVGFYYYKIATPMYSTHSEFLILTADGSGGGAGGLGGLLPSQFATGQDAIATQSYLESKDAMLRLDSDLGFRQHFSQSFIDPIQRLSPDASNEAAHKLYKKYVTLGYDPTEGVIRMEVATADPEISALFSERLIAYAEERVDELSQEKRQDAVKTAIESLEEAKAERRAAQERLVRLQEGTILDPGGEIAAIRQLISSVELQMQEKELALNIQLNNSRPNQSKLDALRSEIAVLRAEYEKQNARLTEATEGNTSLASQAADIQIAQADLATADLVLQAALETKRQSEIEANKQVRYLTVSVKPLPSQDSSYPRAFENTILAFLIFAGIYLMLSLTASILREQVSS; translated from the coding sequence ATGACTACGAAACCCAAGGCTAAGAAGTTTCGCATCCGGCGCACGACGCCAAGTGCCGGTGCCGCACCGTCCGGTGCCGCGCCTGCGCATGAGGACGCCGCCCCGGATGCCCCGCATGAGGGACAGGTGAGCAGCCCGGCGGAGATGGCCTCGGCCAGCCAGAGCATCGACGCCATCCGCAAGGAGGGGCTGACAGGCCGACAGTTGCGCATGGCACGGCGGATGGCGCAGAAACAGGGGCTGGCGCCGACCTCGGATTTCGATGCGGTGCGCCTGCTGCGCGCCAAGGGGATCGACCCGTTCCAGCGTGCCAATATTCTGGAACTGGTCGCCGATGACGGCGATGACGGGCTGGAAGCGCCGATGGCCGAGGCCGAGAGCGCCAAGCAGGGCAAGGTGCAGTTGCCGCAGACCGTGCCGGTGGGCAAGGCGGGCCTGCCCTCGACCGAGGTGAGCCCCGCCGACCGGCGCGCGGCGGAGATCATGGAGATCCAGCGCGATATCGGCCGCCGCCGTCGCCGCAAGCTGATGCTGCTCCTGTCGCGGCTTGCGGCCTTCGTGCTGCTGCCGACCATGATCGTGGGCTTTTACTATTACAAGATCGCGACGCCGATGTATTCGACCCATTCGGAGTTCCTGATCCTGACCGCTGACGGTTCGGGCGGGGGGGCCGGCGGGCTTGGTGGGCTCTTGCCCAGCCAGTTCGCCACCGGGCAGGACGCGATTGCGACGCAGAGCTATCTGGAAAGCAAGGATGCCATGCTCAGGCTCGATTCCGATCTGGGCTTTCGCCAGCATTTCAGCCAGAGCTTCATCGACCCGATCCAGAGGCTGTCGCCGGATGCCTCCAACGAGGCGGCGCACAAGCTTTACAAGAAATACGTGACCCTGGGTTATGACCCGACCGAAGGCGTGATCCGGATGGAGGTGGCCACGGCGGACCCGGAGATCTCGGCGCTCTTCTCGGAGCGCCTGATCGCCTATGCCGAGGAGCGGGTGGATGAGCTGAGCCAGGAAAAGCGCCAGGACGCGGTGAAGACCGCCATCGAAAGCCTGGAAGAGGCCAAGGCCGAGCGGCGCGCGGCGCAGGAGCGGCTGGTACGTTTGCAGGAGGGGACCATTCTGGACCCCGGCGGCGAAATCGCGGCCATCCGGCAGTTGATCAGCTCGGTCGAGCTGCAAATGCAGGAAAAGGAGCTGGCGCTCAACATCCAGCTCAACAACTCTCGCCCGAACCAGTCGAAGCTGGACGCGCTGCGCAGCGAGATCGCCGTTCTGCGCGCGGAGTATGAAAAACAGAATGCCCGGCTGACCGAGGCCACCGAGGGCAACACGTCGCTGGCCAGCCAGGCGGCGGATATCCAGATCGCGCAGGCCGACCTTGCCACCGCCGACCTGGTGCTGCAGGCCGCCCTTGAGACCAAGCGGCAGAGCGAGATCGAGGCGAACAAGCAGGTGCGCTATCTGACCGTCAGCGTGAAGCCCCTGCCCAGTCAGGATTCGTCCTATCCCAGGGCGTTCGAGAACACGATCCTTGCCTTCCTGATCTTTGCCGGTATCTACCTGATGCTGTCACTCACAGCGTCGATCCTCAGAGAACAGGTCTCAAGCTAA
- the rodA gene encoding rod shape-determining protein RodA → MSYLEYTVQHTPTGLRKVLYLNWPLTILLCAVASVGFLMLYSVAGGSFSPWAEPQMKRFGMGLALMLFVAMVPIWFWRNMAVVAYLGSLALLLLVELIGSVGMGAQRWIDLGFMRLQPSELTKITLVMLLAAYYDWLPMSKVSRPLWVLAPVLMILLPVAMVLRQPDLGTSILLLAAGGVMMFIAGVHWAYFAVVIAAVVALITAVFQSRGTDWQMLADYQFRRIDTFLDPSSDPLGAGYHITQSKIALGSGGWTGRGFMQGTQSRLNFLPEKHTDFIFTTLAEEFGFIGGVSLLGLYVLILVFCISTALANKDRFSSLMTLGMAATFFLFFAVNMSMVMGLAPVVGVPLPLVSYGGSAMLVLMIGFGLVQSAHVHKPR, encoded by the coding sequence ATGAGCTATCTTGAATATACCGTTCAGCACACGCCCACCGGGCTGCGCAAGGTGCTTTATCTCAACTGGCCGCTGACCATCCTGCTCTGCGCCGTGGCGTCGGTGGGCTTCCTGATGCTCTATTCGGTGGCGGGCGGCTCCTTCTCGCCCTGGGCCGAGCCCCAGATGAAACGGTTTGGCATGGGGCTGGCGCTGATGCTGTTCGTCGCCATGGTGCCGATCTGGTTCTGGCGCAACATGGCGGTGGTGGCCTATCTGGGCTCGCTCGCGCTTTTGCTGCTGGTAGAGCTTATCGGCTCTGTCGGGATGGGTGCGCAGCGCTGGATCGACCTTGGTTTCATGCGTCTGCAACCCTCGGAGCTGACCAAGATCACCCTCGTCATGCTGCTGGCCGCCTATTACGACTGGTTGCCCATGTCCAAGGTGTCACGTCCGCTCTGGGTGCTGGCTCCGGTCCTGATGATCCTGCTTCCCGTGGCGATGGTGCTGCGTCAGCCCGACCTTGGCACGTCGATCCTTCTTCTGGCGGCAGGCGGCGTGATGATGTTCATCGCAGGGGTGCACTGGGCCTATTTCGCCGTGGTCATTGCCGCTGTCGTGGCCCTGATCACAGCCGTGTTCCAAAGCCGCGGCACCGACTGGCAGATGCTGGCCGATTATCAGTTCCGGCGTATTGACACGTTTCTCGATCCGTCCAGCGACCCGCTTGGCGCGGGCTATCACATCACCCAGTCCAAGATTGCCCTGGGTTCCGGCGGCTGGACCGGGCGGGGCTTCATGCAGGGCACCCAGTCACGGCTGAACTTTCTGCCGGAAAAGCACACCGATTTCATCTTTACCACACTGGCCGAAGAGTTTGGCTTCATCGGCGGCGTGTCCCTTCTGGGGCTTTATGTGCTGATCCTGGTCTTCTGCATCTCGACGGCGCTGGCCAACAAGGATCGTTTTTCGTCGCTGATGACGCTTGGCATGGCGGCGACCTTCTTCCTGTTTTTCGCGGTCAATATGTCGATGGTCATGGGCCTTGCGCCGGTGGTGGGCGTACCCCTGCCGCTGGTCAGCTATGGCGGTTCGGCCATGCTCGTGCTGATGATCGGGTTCGGCCTTGTCCAATCCGCCCATGTTCACAAACCGAGGTAA
- a CDS encoding ArsR/SmtB family transcription factor: MKQTVSPDLDLALAASTFAALGSEQRLSVLRTLVRAGPEGLRIGTLGERCGVSGSTLTHHMKILTQAGLVRQERKGRSIICAAVAYDELRQLSEFLLRECCADCPDTEHTHG, encoded by the coding sequence ATGAAACAGACAGTGAGTCCCGATCTCGACCTGGCCCTTGCGGCCTCGACCTTTGCCGCGCTCGGCTCGGAACAGCGCCTGAGCGTGCTGCGCACCCTTGTGCGCGCCGGGCCCGAGGGGCTGCGGATCGGAACGCTGGGCGAACGCTGCGGTGTGAGCGGCTCGACCCTGACCCATCACATGAAGATCCTGACACAGGCCGGGCTGGTCCGGCAGGAGCGCAAGGGCCGGTCGATCATCTGCGCGGCGGTGGCCTATGACGAGCTGCGCCAGCTGTCGGAATTCCTGCTGCGCGAATGCTGCGCGGACTGCCCTGATACGGAGCATACCCATGGCTGA
- a CDS encoding rod shape-determining protein MreD — translation MVDSPQTRAWMMRALYLALCTLLAFFALLPLNTAPSSWAGPDLILVLTCAWVLRRPEFVPVSLIALVFFLTGLLFQLPPGLWAALVVIGTETLRSRAPGLRDLTFAAEWATVSATLTMMTLANQITLGILMVDRPALGLSLMQLVMTLATYPIVVYISQIVFGVRKQTPGDVDALMSRS, via the coding sequence ATGGTTGACAGCCCGCAAACCCGCGCCTGGATGATGCGCGCGCTTTATCTGGCACTTTGCACGCTGCTGGCCTTTTTTGCGTTGCTGCCGCTCAACACCGCGCCGAGCAGCTGGGCGGGGCCTGACCTCATTCTCGTGCTGACCTGCGCCTGGGTGCTGCGGCGGCCCGAATTCGTGCCGGTTTCGCTGATCGCGCTGGTGTTCTTTCTCACCGGGCTTCTGTTTCAGCTTCCGCCCGGGCTCTGGGCGGCGCTGGTGGTGATCGGCACCGAAACGCTGCGCTCCCGCGCGCCGGGCCTGCGCGACCTGACCTTTGCCGCCGAATGGGCCACGGTATCGGCCACTCTGACGATGATGACGCTGGCCAATCAGATCACTCTCGGCATCCTGATGGTGGACCGCCCCGCGCTTGGTCTGAGCCTGATGCAGCTGGTCATGACCCTCGCCACCTATCCGATTGTGGTCTATATCTCGCAAATCGTCTTTGGCGTGCGCAAGCAGACGCCGGGCGATGTGGATGCCCTGATGAGCCGCTCATGA
- a CDS encoding 2-hydroxyacid dehydrogenase, translated as MALNILFAGRPDRWDEYRPTLSRAFQEAGLDAVIRDDLPPAEVDYIVYAPNGPVQDFTPYTRAKAVLSLWAGVEKVVGNKTLTMPLTRMVDHGLAQGMREWVTGHVLRHHLGMDRDILNREARWEPVVPPLAEERKVTVLGLGALGRICAETLASLGFDVTGWSRAQKQIDGIRCLAGEDGLQEALTGAEIVVLLLPFTSETENVINAQTLDLMAKGAVIINPGRGPLIDDEALLSALDSGQISHATLDVFRVEPLPQDHPYWAHPRVTVTPHIAAETRARTSSEVIAENVRRNEAGEPMLFLVDRDAGY; from the coding sequence ATGGCGCTCAATATCCTTTTCGCCGGTCGCCCCGACCGTTGGGACGAATACCGCCCGACATTGAGCCGTGCCTTCCAGGAGGCGGGGCTTGACGCGGTCATCCGCGATGATCTGCCCCCCGCAGAGGTCGATTACATCGTTTATGCGCCCAACGGCCCGGTGCAGGATTTCACGCCCTACACCCGCGCCAAGGCAGTGCTGAGCCTCTGGGCCGGGGTGGAGAAAGTCGTTGGTAACAAGACACTTACAATGCCGCTGACGCGCATGGTCGATCACGGTCTGGCGCAAGGGATGCGCGAATGGGTGACGGGCCATGTGCTGCGTCATCATCTGGGCATGGACCGCGACATCCTCAACCGTGAGGCACGATGGGAGCCTGTCGTCCCGCCGCTGGCAGAGGAGCGGAAGGTGACCGTGCTGGGCCTCGGGGCATTGGGCCGTATCTGTGCCGAGACTCTGGCGAGCCTCGGCTTTGACGTGACCGGCTGGAGCCGGGCGCAGAAACAGATCGACGGGATCAGGTGCCTGGCGGGTGAGGACGGGCTGCAAGAGGCCCTGACGGGGGCCGAGATCGTGGTGCTGCTATTGCCCTTCACATCCGAAACGGAGAATGTGATCAACGCACAAACCCTTGATCTCATGGCGAAAGGTGCTGTGATCATCAATCCGGGCCGCGGTCCGTTGATTGACGATGAGGCGCTTCTTTCCGCCCTCGACAGCGGCCAGATCAGCCATGCCACGCTGGATGTGTTCCGTGTGGAGCCGCTCCCGCAGGATCATCCCTATTGGGCGCATCCGCGCGTGACCGTCACCCCCCATATCGCCGCCGAGACCCGGGCCCGGACCTCCTCTGAAGTGATTGCCGAGAACGTGCGGCGGAACGAGGCCGGAGAGCCGATGCTTTTCCTGGTCGACCGCGACGCAGGCTATTGA
- a CDS encoding ABC transporter ATP-binding protein yields MLEFDNVSKSFWTGTQRKVILEKVSFRVELGRSLGILAPNGTGKTTLINMMAGLEKPDEGEIRRGCRISFPLGFMGGVVNKISAMENSRYIARLYGLDPDYVEAYCRWMCNLGEYFDQPLGTYSSGMRARFTFALMLALEFDIYLIDEGMPGSTDVEFNRKAGEILRERLRTTTVIIVSHQPATLEKFAREAAVLMGGKLYMFDTLEEAKQLYDYETQG; encoded by the coding sequence ATGCTCGAGTTCGACAATGTGAGCAAGTCCTTCTGGACAGGCACCCAGCGCAAGGTGATCCTTGAAAAAGTGTCATTCCGGGTCGAGCTGGGGCGGTCGCTTGGCATTCTGGCCCCCAATGGCACCGGCAAGACCACATTGATCAACATGATGGCGGGGCTGGAAAAACCCGATGAGGGCGAGATCCGCCGCGGCTGCCGCATCTCGTTTCCTCTGGGCTTCATGGGCGGGGTGGTCAACAAGATCTCGGCGATGGAAAACTCGCGCTACATCGCCCGGCTCTATGGGCTCGATCCGGATTATGTGGAGGCCTATTGCCGCTGGATGTGCAACCTGGGCGAATATTTCGACCAGCCGCTGGGCACCTATTCCTCGGGGATGCGGGCGCGCTTCACCTTTGCGCTGATGCTGGCGCTGGAGTTTGATATCTACCTGATCGACGAAGGCATGCCGGGATCCACCGATGTGGAGTTCAACCGCAAGGCCGGAGAGATCCTGCGCGAGCGGCTGCGCACCACCACGGTGATCATCGTGTCGCACCAGCCTGCGACGCTGGAGAAGTTCGCGCGCGAGGCGGCCGTTCTGATGGGCGGCAAATTGTATATGTTTGATACCTTGGAAGAGGCAAAGCAGCTCTATGACTACGAAACCCAAGGCTAA
- the mrdA gene encoding penicillin-binding protein 2 — MRRPTRDNAESQRRITRRGLILGGGMAGFATLLAFRMRYMQVEQADEFRLLADENRINIRLIPPARGRIFDRNGRVVAENTPSYRITMVREQAGDVEAVIERLAKLVELDPEELEEALADLKKLRGDTPVTIADRISWDDLSRVAVNAPALPGVTPEVGLSRRYPQRDHFAHIVGYVGPVSDKDLERINAPEQLLRIPRFQVGKIGLEAQREDVLRGKEGTKRVEVNAAGRVMRELDRVEGHAGSDFQISIDSDLQAYAHARLKEESAAAVVMDCENGDLLACVSAPSFDPNLFVRGISVADYKALLDNKYRPLPNKAVQGVYPPGSTYKMITALAALENGDIHPDDTVRCPGHLEVSDRRFHCWKRAGHGNMNLHTSLRESCDVYYYELALKTGIENISEMAKRLGIGVSHDLPMTSVAKGLAPTKAWKREVRDAEWRIGDSVNASIGQGYVLASPLQLAVMTARLATGRSVSPRLIKSIDGVEQPTGYGTDMGLNENNLRAIRKAMFAVSNSRRGTAYGSRIAVETMQMAGKTGTSQVRSAVVNNAEVPWEQRDHALFVNFAPYDNPKIAVAVVVEHGGGGSTAAAPIARDITLQALYGEDPPLSAYPSKDRGRIRAQQERLRREMVEREGDGSDRA, encoded by the coding sequence ATGAGACGCCCGACCCGCGATAACGCCGAAAGCCAGCGCCGGATCACCCGCCGGGGTCTGATCCTGGGCGGGGGCATGGCGGGGTTTGCCACGCTGCTGGCCTTTCGCATGCGCTATATGCAGGTGGAACAGGCCGATGAATTTCGCCTGCTGGCCGATGAGAACCGGATCAATATCCGGCTGATCCCGCCCGCCCGGGGCCGTATCTTTGACCGCAATGGCCGGGTGGTGGCCGAGAACACGCCAAGCTATCGCATCACCATGGTGCGCGAGCAGGCAGGCGATGTGGAGGCCGTGATCGAACGGCTGGCAAAGCTTGTGGAGCTTGACCCCGAAGAGCTCGAAGAGGCGCTGGCCGATCTCAAGAAACTGCGCGGCGACACGCCGGTGACCATCGCCGACCGGATCAGCTGGGACGACCTGAGCCGGGTGGCGGTCAATGCCCCTGCCCTGCCCGGCGTCACGCCCGAGGTGGGGCTGTCACGGCGCTATCCGCAGCGGGATCACTTCGCGCATATCGTCGGCTATGTCGGCCCGGTCAGCGACAAGGACCTTGAGCGGATCAACGCGCCCGAGCAGCTTTTGCGTATCCCGCGGTTTCAGGTGGGCAAGATCGGGCTGGAGGCGCAGCGCGAGGACGTGTTGCGCGGCAAGGAAGGCACCAAGCGGGTCGAGGTCAACGCCGCGGGCCGCGTCATGCGGGAACTTGACCGCGTCGAGGGCCATGCCGGATCGGACTTTCAGATCAGCATCGACAGCGATCTTCAGGCCTATGCCCACGCCCGGCTCAAGGAAGAAAGCGCCGCTGCCGTGGTGATGGATTGCGAGAATGGCGATCTGCTGGCTTGCGTCTCGGCCCCCAGTTTCGATCCCAACCTCTTTGTGCGCGGCATCTCGGTCGCCGATTACAAGGCGCTTCTGGACAACAAGTATCGCCCGCTGCCCAACAAAGCGGTGCAAGGCGTCTATCCGCCCGGTTCCACCTACAAGATGATCACCGCGCTGGCCGCGCTGGAAAATGGCGATATTCACCCCGATGATACGGTGCGCTGTCCCGGTCACCTTGAGGTGAGCGACCGGCGCTTTCACTGCTGGAAACGGGCGGGTCATGGCAACATGAACCTGCACACCTCCCTGCGCGAAAGCTGCGATGTGTATTATTACGAGCTGGCGCTGAAAACCGGCATCGAAAACATCTCCGAAATGGCCAAGAGGCTGGGCATCGGTGTCAGCCACGACCTGCCGATGACCTCGGTGGCCAAGGGGCTGGCCCCTACCAAGGCGTGGAAACGCGAAGTGCGCGATGCCGAATGGCGCATTGGCGACAGCGTGAACGCCTCGATCGGGCAAGGCTATGTGCTGGCCTCGCCGCTGCAACTGGCGGTGATGACGGCGCGGCTGGCCACCGGGCGCTCGGTCAGCCCGCGGCTGATCAAGAGCATCGACGGGGTGGAGCAACCCACTGGCTATGGCACCGATATGGGCCTGAACGAAAACAACCTGCGCGCCATCCGCAAGGCGATGTTTGCCGTGTCCAATTCGCGCCGGGGCACGGCTTACGGCAGCCGGATCGCGGTCGAGACGATGCAGATGGCGGGCAAGACCGGCACCTCGCAGGTGCGCTCGGCAGTGGTCAACAATGCCGAAGTGCCGTGGGAGCAGCGAGATCATGCTCTGTTTGTCAATTTCGCGCCCTACGACAACCCGAAAATCGCCGTGGCGGTGGTGGTTGAACATGGCGGCGGCGGCTCCACCGCAGCCGCGCCCATCGCCCGCGACATCACGCTTCAGGCGCTCTATGGCGAAGACCCGCCGCTCTCCGCCTACCCGTCCAAGGACCGGGGCCGTATCCGGGCCCAGCAGGAACGTCTGCGCCGGGAGATGGTGGAACGCGAGGGCGACGGAAGCGACCGCGCATGA